In one Myxocyprinus asiaticus isolate MX2 ecotype Aquarium Trade chromosome 29, UBuf_Myxa_2, whole genome shotgun sequence genomic region, the following are encoded:
- the LOC127420413 gene encoding cell division control protein 42 homolog isoform X3 — protein sequence MFRQSVGCPVDKKLDYFIPDTEKQLATTAISTIKCVVVGDGAVGKTCLLISFTNKFPSVPTVFDSCAVTVMIDGEPYTIGLFDAWVPEITYHCPKTPFLLVGTQIDLRDDPSTIERLAKNKQKPIKPEIAEKLARDLKAVKYVECSALTQVGMLDNMFFLLNPWFVCFNLHNKEIYLFPLL from the exons ATGTTTCGTCAGTCTGTTGGCTGCCCAGTTGATAAGAAACTAG attattttataCCAGATACCGAAAAACAGCTTGCGACTACAGCAATATCCACAATTAAATGTGTGGTAGTTGGAGATGGTGCCGTGGGTAAAACCTGCCTTTTGATTTCCTTCACAAACAAGTTTCCATCAGTACCAACA GTGTTTGACAGCTGTGCTGTGACTGTAATGATAGATGGTGAACCTTACACCATTGGATTATTTGATGCT TGGGTGCCTGAAATAACCTATCACTGCCCGAAAACCCCTTTCCTGCTGGTTGGAACCCAGATTGATCTAAGAGATGACCCTTCAACTATTGAAAGgcttgcaaaaaacaaacaaaagccgATTAAACCAGAGATAGCAGAGAAACTAGCCAGGGACTTAAAGGCAGTGAAATATGTTGAATGTTCTGCTCTAACACAGGTGGGTATGCTTGACAACATGTTCTTTCTATTAAATCCTTGGTTTGTGTGCTTTAATTTGCATAACAAAGAAATCTACCTTTTCCCTTTGTTATAG
- the LOC127420413 gene encoding cell division control protein 42 homolog isoform X2 → MFRQSVGCPVDKKLDYFIPDTEKQLATTAISTIKCVVVGDGAVGKTCLLISFTNKFPSVPTVFDSCAVTVMIDGEPYTIGLFDAVGQDQLRPLSYPQTDVFLVCFSVVSLSSFENVKEKWVPEITYHCPKTPFLLVGTQIDLRDDPSTIERLAKNKQKPIKPEIAEKLARDLKAVKYVECSALTQKGLKNVFDEAILATLEPHVYQRKRKCVIS, encoded by the exons ATGTTTCGTCAGTCTGTTGGCTGCCCAGTTGATAAGAAACTAG attattttataCCAGATACCGAAAAACAGCTTGCGACTACAGCAATATCCACAATTAAATGTGTGGTAGTTGGAGATGGTGCCGTGGGTAAAACCTGCCTTTTGATTTCCTTCACAAACAAGTTTCCATCAGTACCAACA GTGTTTGACAGCTGTGCTGTGACTGTAATGATAGATGGTGAACCTTACACCATTGGATTATTTGATGCTGTAG gtcAGGATCAATTACGGCCCCTAAGCTATCCTCAAACAGACGTCTTCTTGGTTTGTTTCTCTGTAGTTTCTCTGTCCTCAtttgaaaatgtgaaagaaaag TGGGTGCCTGAAATAACCTATCACTGCCCGAAAACCCCTTTCCTGCTGGTTGGAACCCAGATTGATCTAAGAGATGACCCTTCAACTATTGAAAGgcttgcaaaaaacaaacaaaagccgATTAAACCAGAGATAGCAGAGAAACTAGCCAGGGACTTAAAGGCAGTGAAATATGTTGAATGTTCTGCTCTAACACAG AAAGGACTGAAGAATGTATTTGATGAGGCAATATTAGCAACTCTAGAACCCCACGTGTACCAGAGGAAACGAAAATGTGTTATTTCATGA
- the LOC127420406 gene encoding F-box only protein 44-like encodes MGQSMSEHIHVTSREHELRTDAYTSVQAFPLAVVEEILLNLPAQQVVRVCRLVCHEWKELVDSAAHWKERCRREGLQPCDASRPPANWRMFYFLAKKRHNMLKNPRAEDELNGWKIVQNGGDRWKIEDNSVEIPNNTVPKCFVTSYYLCMKQQLIDLKKEGYSPAFMDHLQPDIKITDWYAPRWDCGSQYEICVELLDQKKKVMSTYQPEPVFFPQWNDQQWCQMTHVFKDYGPGVRFIRFTHGGKDTQYWAGWYGIRITNSSVEICPAAEI; translated from the exons ATGGGTCAGTCAATGAGTGAACACATCCATGTTACTTCGAGGGAGCATGAACTCAGAACAGATGCA TACACAAGTGTGCAAGCTTTCCCTCTAGCAGTCGTTGAGGAGATCTTACTGAATCTGCCAGCACAGCAGGTGGTTCGAGTCTGTCGGTTGGTGTGTCATGAGTGGAAGGAGCTGGTGGACAGTGCTGCTCACTGGAAAGAGCGCTGTCGGAGAGAAGGCCTCCAGCCGTGCGACGCCTCCAGACCCCCGGCCAACTGgcggatgttttactttttagCTAAGAAACGACATAACATGCTCAAGAATCCCAGAGCAGAAG ATGAATTAAATGGATGGAAGATTGTACAGAATGGTGGTGACCGCTGGAAAATAGAAGATAATTCTGTAGAAATTCCAAATAACACAGTCCCTAAATGCTTCGTCACATCTTACTA CTTATGTATGAAGCAGCAgctcattgatttaaaaaaagaaggctACAGTCCTGCTTTCATGGATCACTTACAACCTGATATCAAAATAACAGACTG GTATGCGCCACGCTGGGACTGTGGAAGTCAGTATGAGATTTGTGTAGAGTTGCTTGATCAGAAGAAGAAAGTGATGAGTACCTATCAGCCTGAACCAGTGTTCTTTCCACAGTGGAACGATCAGCAGTGGTGTCAA atgACACATGTCTTTAAGGATTATGGTCCTGGGGTTCGGTTTATCCGTTTTACTCATGGAGGGAAGGATACACAGTACTGGGCAGGCTGGTATGGAATACGGATCACTAATAGTAGTGTGGAGATCTGTCCAGCTGCAGAGATATAG
- the LOC127420413 gene encoding cell division control protein 42 homolog isoform X1, which yields MFRQSVGCPVDKKLDYFIPDTEKQLATTAISTIKCVVVGDGAVGKTCLLISFTNKFPSVPTVFDSCAVTVMIDGEPYTIGLFDAVGQDQLRPLSYPQTDVFLVCFSVVSLSSFENVKEKWVPEITYHCPKTPFLLVGTQIDLRDDPSTIERLAKNKQKPIKPEIAEKLARDLKAVKYVECSALTQVGMLDNMFFLLNPWFVCFNLHNKEIYLFPLL from the exons ATGTTTCGTCAGTCTGTTGGCTGCCCAGTTGATAAGAAACTAG attattttataCCAGATACCGAAAAACAGCTTGCGACTACAGCAATATCCACAATTAAATGTGTGGTAGTTGGAGATGGTGCCGTGGGTAAAACCTGCCTTTTGATTTCCTTCACAAACAAGTTTCCATCAGTACCAACA GTGTTTGACAGCTGTGCTGTGACTGTAATGATAGATGGTGAACCTTACACCATTGGATTATTTGATGCTGTAG gtcAGGATCAATTACGGCCCCTAAGCTATCCTCAAACAGACGTCTTCTTGGTTTGTTTCTCTGTAGTTTCTCTGTCCTCAtttgaaaatgtgaaagaaaag TGGGTGCCTGAAATAACCTATCACTGCCCGAAAACCCCTTTCCTGCTGGTTGGAACCCAGATTGATCTAAGAGATGACCCTTCAACTATTGAAAGgcttgcaaaaaacaaacaaaagccgATTAAACCAGAGATAGCAGAGAAACTAGCCAGGGACTTAAAGGCAGTGAAATATGTTGAATGTTCTGCTCTAACACAGGTGGGTATGCTTGACAACATGTTCTTTCTATTAAATCCTTGGTTTGTGTGCTTTAATTTGCATAACAAAGAAATCTACCTTTTCCCTTTGTTATAG